A window of the Salmo trutta chromosome 25, fSalTru1.1, whole genome shotgun sequence genome harbors these coding sequences:
- the LOC115162381 gene encoding inverted formin-2 isoform X7 has protein sequence MSVKSDGKRKWAAVRGHLGSSQDSETQLEANLESADPELCICMLQVPSVVNYSGLKRRLEGSEESWMVQFLELSGLDLLLEALDRLSGRGCSRIADALLQLTCVSCVRAVMNSSSGINFIVENEGYIRKLSQALDTSNTMVKKQVFELLAALSMFSSDGYRLAMDALDHYKGVKTQQYRFSVIMNELQATDNVPYMVTLLSVINAIIFGTDDLRQRDKMRKEFIGLQLLDILPKLR, from the exons ATGTCAGTGAAGTCGGACGGGAAGAGGAAGTGGGCGGCGGTAAGGGGCCATCTGGGCTCCTCCCAGGACTCAGAAACCCAGCTGGAGGCCAACCTGGAGAGTGCAGACCCAGAGCTGTGCATCTGCATGCTCCAGGTGCCCAGTGTGGTCAACTACTCTGGGCTGAAGCGTCGTCTGGAGGGCAGCGAGGAGTCCTGGATGGTCCAGTTCCTGGAGCTGAGTGGGCTAGACCTGTTGCTGGAGGCCCTGGACAGGCTGTCTGGGAGGGGCTGCTCCCGCATCGCAGACGCCCTCCTGCAGCTCACCTGTGTCAGCTGTGTCCGGGCCGTCATGAACTCCTCGTCTGGGATCAACTTTATCGTGGAGAATGAGGGCTACATCCGCAAACTCTCCCAAG CCTTGGACACGTCCAATACCATGGTGAAGAAGCAGGTGTTTGAGCTGCTTGCTGCCCTGAGCATGTTCTCCTCTGATGGGTACCGTCTGGCCATGGATGCCTTGGACCACTACAAG GGTGTGAAGACCCAGCAGTATCGCTTCAGTGTGATCATGAACGAGCTGCAGGCCACAGACAATGTGCCCTACATGGTCACCCTCCTCAGTGTCATCAACGCCATCATCTTTGGGACAGATGACCTGCGACAGAGAGATAAGATGCGCAAGGAGTTTATCG